Proteins from one Candidatus Zixiibacteriota bacterium genomic window:
- a CDS encoding NHL repeat-containing protein, producing MLGCAGSSSFVTPQVTPTSELLVISIIDRDYLERLSNRIPGTATPVSTEAFEPLSMALSGDDALVIADPAGGRLWSLAGPGGGDGRLRPLLAAGITPHPPGFVRMDRLGNVFVTGVETGAVTICDPRLHPVGSIAAPYGALGLVIGRPVGIAFGLQGECYVSDQTNALVHHFDAAGGFVASFGGPDAGWGRVLRPEGLDCSPDGNEIYVCDPGTRRVLVYDPAGVPLREIGGTDLIEPRSVAVDRRGQCFVADPGAKAVMVFAANGRWIRTLTGLPPAIERFSAPCDVAVVDSVIWIADASAGKIVAVTLRPPHP from the coding sequence ATGCTCGGCTGTGCCGGGTCTTCGTCGTTCGTGACACCGCAGGTGACGCCGACCTCCGAGTTGCTTGTCATTTCAATCATCGACCGCGACTACCTCGAACGTCTATCGAACCGTATACCGGGGACAGCGACACCGGTTTCCACAGAAGCGTTCGAGCCCCTGTCGATGGCATTGTCCGGCGACGATGCACTGGTAATCGCCGACCCCGCTGGTGGCCGACTCTGGTCACTGGCCGGACCGGGCGGCGGTGACGGTCGGCTGCGACCGCTGCTGGCGGCGGGTATCACGCCGCATCCGCCTGGTTTTGTGCGCATGGACCGTCTGGGAAATGTCTTTGTCACCGGCGTCGAGACCGGGGCGGTCACGATCTGTGATCCGCGGCTCCACCCGGTCGGCAGTATCGCGGCGCCGTACGGGGCGCTTGGCTTGGTCATCGGCCGACCGGTCGGGATCGCCTTTGGTCTCCAGGGGGAATGCTACGTTTCGGATCAGACGAATGCCTTGGTGCATCATTTCGATGCCGCCGGTGGTTTCGTGGCATCCTTCGGCGGTCCCGATGCCGGTTGGGGACGAGTGCTGCGCCCCGAGGGCCTCGACTGCTCGCCCGACGGCAACGAAATCTACGTTTGTGATCCCGGCACAAGACGCGTTCTCGTGTATGATCCCGCTGGCGTGCCGTTGCGCGAGATCGGCGGCACCGACCTGATCGAGCCGCGGAGCGTCGCTGTGGACCGCCGCGGCCAGTGTTTTGTCGCCGATCCGGGAGCGAAGGCCGTGATGGTGTTTGCCGCTAACGGTCGTTGGATCCGGACCCTGACCGGACTGCCCCCTGCCATCGAGCGTTTCAGCGCGCCGTGCGACGTCGCGGTGGTGGATTCGGTGATCTGGATTGCCGACGCCTCGGCCGGGAAGATCGTCGCGGTCACTCTCCGGCCTCCGCATCCGTGA